ATTTCCCTGATAATAATAAAACTCCCAAAAGTACACCGCTAACTAAGCCATTTACCGCGACTTCTCTGATAAATATACTAGTGTTAAAAACAATAGATAATATCAGATAGAGAGCTGTTGTTGATAGAATTATTTGTAGTGTATGGCTATTTTTCAGGAGACGCTTAGCTCTAGTGATTTTGTTACTTTCGACCTCGATATAGTCATCATGTACCACACAATTGCCCGGGAGAATTTGGAATTGATCCATTAGCGAGATTATAACAGCCGGTTAAATAGAGAAATGTATTACCCAATCAAAATGGTTTGGATCTATGGTGCTCTTGCTTGACGTGGAAACGCCAATATATTTCACTAATACTCACGCGGATTTTCATCTAAAGTACGCATATTGACCGCTCAGAGTGATCGATCTACGTTATGAATGAGACAGGCGATAGTGAGTTCACGGAACTGTTTCCACCATCGTCGTGAGCGGACGAACGCACCATACTTTCGCTTGAGCGTTGAGTTCACAGTCTCGGATTGACTCCGTTGTCCGTAGAGATCAGCGTCTAAGCGTGCGTTCCATGCCTTGTGGAGTGATGTGAACTCACGATGCTTAATCAGTGGCCGAACCTCGTGTTGTCGGGCAAGCCGCCTGATTTTCTGATCGTCGTAGCCTTTGTCTCCGAGGAGAATATCGATACACTCGGGGTTGCGCTTGATCAACGACGGAGCGATCTGGCTATCGTGTTTTCGAGTCGTCGTCACGTGTAGATCGAGAATTGCGTTCACCTTCGCATCGACCAGCAACGTCACCTTGAGCTGCTGAATCGTGAGTTCAGCTCGTTTCGTGTAGTGTTTTGAGGCGTGACTGCGGTCGAACCCTGACGCATCAACACCAACGACACCGCTCGTCGGAAGTAGCGTCGCTGAGAGAGTCAATATCGAACGCCATACAGCCATATCAAGTCGATTGAACGCTTTACAGAGCGTTGATGGCGTGGGAAGTTCGGCTAATCCAAGAACTCGACGAATGCGTGGCATCTCGATTAATTCATCAAGTAGACCACGATAGGTCGTGTTTTTTCGAACTTTGAGACACAGCAGAACAACGTGCTGGGGGAGTGTGTAGCGGTGTTTAGAGAACTTCGAGGAGTATCGAGAGACCGCTCGCCGTGCCAGATGAATCGCCTTTTCAGTAAACCGGAGTATTTGCGACTTCGGGAGGGTATTCATCTCGTCGAATTACACGGCGAACATGTAACTCCCTGAGGATTTCAACAGAGCCCAAGTGCCGGTTTCCCGTGCTGGCGAAACGGTACGTCGTTCGCGACGGCGAAGTCCTCCACGCGGACCTCAGTTCCCCCGACCCGATCGACGAGTAGCGTTGTTCGTCCCCCGGGAGGGGTGCGGGGCGATCCAGTCGTGGGTCGTCCTGCAAGGAGATTGTTCAATGGGCCACCGCGCACTCGTTGCGTACGAACGCACAGACGGACAGTACACGCTCCACTACTCTCATTGGGGTGCAGCGAATCTCAAGCTCAAGCACCGAATCTCGGCCGAAACACCGTTCGGTGGCGACGACACCGACTCGAAGTGGGCGAAACAGCTGCTGGCGGAACTGGCCGATGGCCTCGAAGCAGATGGCGTCGACGGCTACCTCGCCGGCGAGGATCGTCCGTCGTCGGTCGTCAAGCCGAAGCCCCGTGCCACCGGGCTCACCCTCGACGAGATCGTCGCGGACCACCTCGACTATCTCCACCACGAGGCGATCTTCGTGGTGTCACCCACCTTCGAGGTGACCGCCTATCGGACGCTGTGGTTCGGGCTGCAGTACGACTCGGAGACGGTCGAACAGGGAGAGACCGTCGGGAACGGCGCGCTCGCGACGGTGCGCTGGTACGACGGCAAGCCGGTCGGCGACGGCCACCTACAGGGACAGTTCGCGGCCCTCAAAGACGTCGTCGGCGACATGCTCGATAAGGGCGTCTTCACGCCGTCAACGGCGATACAGTATCTGAAACGGAAGCTCGCTGAGCGGGTCGGAGACCGACAGGAGCTGCTCATTCCGACCGGAGAATCACCCTTCGAGACAGCGAGTCTCGGCAAGCCGTAACACCAATCCCTTAGTGGATATCGGGGGACGTCTAAGTATGTCAAATCAGTCTGAAGATGACGTTCGTGTTTGGCTTGTCGAACGGACGTACTCCGATGACGAGCAGAACCTGATCATCCTCACCTACGCAACACCCGATGGAGAACAGTACTATCGGAAGGAACGCGCACTCACGTCCTTCACCGACGTCCGAGATACGACAGCAGCAGTCGATGCTGAACCCGGCAATCTTGGCATGGTCGATGACCCCGACCTCCAGGAGCAATACGCGGCCGAAGCACAGCGAATGCAGGAGGTTCACGACCCGGACGACGTGATCTGATACCCGCCAGTAGACATCGCCCCAAGCCATGGGTTATGTCGTGGCAGGCCTTAGTCGGGGTATGCGCGAACTCGTCTTCGCTCTCGAATACGAGCCCGGCTGCAACAGGGTGGCGGACGCCCTCGCAGACCACCCCGACGCTCGCGTTCGTTCACTCTCGCTGCACGCCACTGCCGACCAGCTCTGGCGAGTCGACCATGCCACCGGCACTCCGGACGCACTCGACGCCATCGAGGACGCGTTTCGCAACAGCGACTACTACGCCGACTGTCTCGCCACCGAGGACTGCGGCGCAACCCAGACCACCCGTGTCCTCGACCGCACGGACGACACGCTCATCCTCTACTCCGACTGGGAGCGGACCCCTGCCTGTGCCTCAGTCCCCCACATCGCCCGCGACCACCTCGGCGACGGTGTGCTGTTCGAGACCCGTCACGAGGGCCGCCACTACACGTGGCGGCTCATTCACTCCGACGAGGGCGATGTGGCGGCGTTCTTCGATTCCCTCGGGGTTGCCGTCGGGGAATGCGCCCAGATGGAGATGCTCCGCACCGCGGATACGACGACATCAGCTGGGGGAGGCGACGGGACACCGAGCGGCCTGCCGCCAGCACAGGAGGCCGCACTCCAGGCCGCTGTCGAACACGGCTACTACGAGTCACCCCGCGAGGTCGACGTCGGCGAACTCGCCGAGCATCTCGACGTGCCACGGTCAACACTCACCTACCGACTCCGTCGGGCGGAAGAACATTTGGCGAAGCAACATGTCGCCGGCGAGCGGGTAGCGGAAGAACGGCTGGCATCGCACTGAGGGCCGCAGTTGGAATATTCCAACAAAGACATATGGAACTCCCACTCCTACCGTGAGGTAATGACAGAGAATCCGGACGCAGCAGGAGAAACGAGCGGCGGCGGACAGCGACGTGAGCTGACCGCCCGCCTCGCCGTTCCCGAGATGGACTGTCCCTCTTGCGCCCAAAAGGTGGACAAGAGCCTCCAGCGTGTCGACGGCATTACTGACGCCACGCTCCAGCCGACCACCGGCACGGCCAACGTCACGTACGACCCTGATCGGACTAGCGAAGCCGACGTAATCAAGGCGATTGAAGGCGCCGGCTACGAGGTCGTCGGGGGCTCGGACGCTGAGGGCGATGATGAGGACAACCAGGCGACCGACGGCGTCGACATCGCGCCACCATCGGAGGTCTGGACGAGTCCTCGCGCGAAGAAGACGTGGCTCGGCGCGGCGTTCGTCACGCTCGGCCTCCTCTTCGAATTCCTCCTCACCGGACAGAACGTCACGGTGGCGAGCGTCCTCGAGTACCCGCTCCACATCGCAGATGTCCTGTTCCTCGGCGCCGTCGCCGCCAGCGGCATCCCCGTCGTCCGTAGCGGGTACTACTCCGCGAAGAACCGAAGCCTCGACATCGACCTGCTGATGGGGACGGCGATCATCGCGGCGACCGGTATCGGCTACTTCGTCGAGGCCGCCACGCTGGCCGTCCTATTCAGCATCGCCGAGCTGCTCGAGGACTACGCGATGGACAGGGCACGGGACTCCCTGCGCGAGCTGATGGAACTCTCGCCCGACGAGGCGACCGTCCTTCGCGATGGTGAGGAAGTGACCGTTCCCGCCGAGGAGGTCGACGTTGGCGAGACCGTCGTCGTCCGCCCCGGCGACAAGATTCCGCTCGACGGAACGGTCATCGACGGCGAGAGTGCAGTCGACCAGTCGCCGATCACGGGCGAGAGCGTCCCCGTCGACAAGACTGCCGGCGACGAGGTCTACGCCGGCGCGATCAACGAAGAGGGGTACCTCGAGGTAGAGGTCACCTCGACCGCTGGCGATTCGACGCTCTCGCGCATCATCGAGATGGTACAGGGCGCACAGGCGAAGAAGACCGAGTCTGAGCAGTTCGTCGACCGCTTCTCCGGCTACTACACACCCCTCGTCGTCGTGCTGGCAATCCTGACCGCCGCTATCCCGCCGCTGGTTATCGCCGACCCCATCTCGGTGGACGTGGCCGGGTACGGGTTCACTTTCGCCGGCGACTGGCAGACCTGGTTCATCCGCGGGCTCACCCTGCTGGTAATCGCCTGCCCCTGTGCGTTCGTCATCTCCACACCCGTCTCGGTGGTGTCGGGCATCACCAGCGCCGCGAAGAACGGCGTCCTGATCAAGGGCGGCAACTACCTCGAAGCGATGGGCGAAGTCGATGCCGTCGCGCTCGACAAGACGGGGACGCTCACGAAGGGCGAACTCGCCGTCACCGATGTCGTCCCGGTCGGCGACACCACTGAGGATGATCTGCTCCGTCGCGCCGCCGGGCTGGAGCGGCGCAGTGAGCACCCCATCGCTGCGGCGATTCTCGCCCGTGCTGAGGAGGCGGGCGTGGGCGACCTGCCCGACCCGAGTGGCTTCGAGAGCCTCACGGGGAAGGGCATCCGGGGCGAGATCGACGGCGAGACGTACTATGCGGGCAAGCCCGCGCTCTTCGAGGAGCTGGGCTTCGACCTCGCTCGAGCACGCCGCGAGACAGACGGCGGCGTCGTGGCGGAAGAGGCGACCGAGGCCGACGACGGGGCGTTCGCCGAGGACGCGCTCACCTCACTGGAGCGGGAGGGCAAGACGGTCGTTATCGTCGGGACGGAGTCGGAACTGCTGGGTGCAATCGCCATCGCCGACGAGGTGCGCCCGGCCTCGAAGCGGGCTGTCGAACGCCTGCACGAGCTGGGCGTCGAGCGCGTGGTGATGCTGACCGGGGACAACGAGGGCACCGCCCGCGCCATCGCCGAGCAGGTCGGTGTCGATGAATATCGCGCCGAACTCCTACCCGACGAGAAGGTCGACGCAGTCGAGGAGTTACAGGCGGAGTACGGGGAGGTCGCGATGGTCGGCGACGGCATCAATGACGCCCCCGCGCTGGCCACTGCGGAGGTCGGCATCGCGATGGGCGCGGCGGGCACCGACACCGCCCTCGAAACGGCTGATATTGCGTTGATGGGCGACGACATCGGGAAACTCCCGTACCTGTACGACCTGTCGCATACGGCCAACGGCGTGATCCGGCAGAACATCTGGGCGAGCCTCGGCGTGAAGCTTCTGCTCGCGTTAGGCGTGCCGCTGGGCCTGGTCAGCGTTGCGCTGGCAGTCGTTGTCGGAGATATGGGGATGAGCCTCGGCGTCACCGGGAACGCGATGCGGTTGTCACGAATCGAGCCCGATCGAATCATCGACGCCTGATTCTGCGGCGGGAAGTGCGGGCAGGACGCTCTTCTTTCGGGACTTACCTCCGCTACATCGAGACTAGTTGTGGTTTGTCTGGGGCAGAAAGGACTGAGCCCCACCGTTGGCTCGTGATTTGATGCCCGAGAATTCAGACGACGATCCATTCCACGATTGCGAGTTAGATCCCGACGCAGTCCTCGGGACGCGCACCTTCCACGATGTCCTGTTCACCGATGAGACGGAGACACCGGTGAACGTGCTCACTGGCGAGACGCCCGCACATTCACAGGCGACCGTCGAGGAAGCGAAGGAGTTCGCTGCGAGTATTGACACCGACACGCCACAGATTGCACTTCCGGCGTCAGTTGAGACGCAAATCGAGACGCAGAGTAAGCCCTACACGTCGGCTGCGTTCTTCCACTTCAAGGCGACGGGCTCGCTAAGGCGTCACCGCGCCTACCACGCCGCATATGACTCGGATGCGTTCACCGTCGACTTCGAAGCTGACTACGAGTCCGGAAACCTGACCATCACAGTCGATCGAACGAACGAGTCCTAAGAATCGACCGCTAGATCAGGGTTTTTCGAGCGCCGGCGATGGGTGCCGGCGCAGCAGGAGCGAACGATCAACCACTCCCGGTGCGTCGGCGTTTCGAGGTGTTCGAGATGCACATGGTAATTTACGCTCTGGTAGAAGAATCGACCCACGACGACGCACTGGCCAGCGGAAAGTCGGTGTTCGACCGCCTGGTCGGCGCGGACCCACACGCCGGCGCAGTCTTCGACTACCACGTGACGTTCGATGAGGAGGACACGTCCGTTGCGGGGAAGGCGCGATGGGGTGAATTGCCGACTGCAGCCCCCGTCGACTCCGATGCCGGCCAAGACCTGCTTGAGCGTGGCTGGGAGGCGACGAAAGAGGAGTTCGAGCGGAATCTCGACCGGGTGAAAGAGGCCATCGACGAGCTCTCCGATGAGGAGATCATGCGCGACGAAGATCTCGCTCGGCACGCCTTCCACCAGGTTGGCGCCTACGACGGGCCAACGATCTTCCTGTACAACGAATATGCGAACGGGATCCGTCACCGTGAGCAGCTGGATCGAGTGCTGGAGGAGAGCGAGGAGCTCTGGATCGTGCCCGCCGACGTCCACTTCTAACAGATGTCCCGGATCACAAACTGGAAGCGCGAGAGCCGCACGCCCACACTCGCATACCGGAATACCGAGACCGGCGCTCGGGCGGTCTTACACCGAGCGCCGGATTCATACCGCTACAAGTGGCGTGGCGTAATCCTCGTCGACGGCTACCCAGTGTGGTCGCGGGGGTACGAGACGAAGGACGCGAAATCGTTCCGTGACGAGCTCCGTGACCGGCCAGCGCCCGAACTGAGTTGTCCCGAGTGTCCGAACAGCGATATAGCAATCGGTGGGAAAACGGCTGACGGTGCGAAGGTTCAGCGCTGGGTCGAGTGTCGGAACTGTGGGTACGAAACATCCTCGCGAATCGTGTACGGCGCCGAGCGCTGATTGATAGGAGCGTATCTGCGGTGACGTTTATTTTGGGCCGGAATGGGTGGCCCGTCTCAATCGGGCCAGATTCACAGATGAGTCTGGAAGTCATCGACCGCCACAGCGAAGCACTGTTCGAGTTCCTCTGGTGTCCCGTCTGCGGGCACGAGATATTCAGTCACATTCCGTTCGAAGGTGTGTTCTGCAAGAACTGCAACACGCAGGTCAAACTGCAAGAGTCACGGGAAACACGCGGCTACGAGGAGGCCGTCCTCGCCTGCTTTGACACCGATTCGACGTGGAACCTCCACGTCGACGAGAAGCTCCGTCGCGATCTTCCGGATGGGTCGGCGCGGGTGAAGGTCCTCGGTGCCCCAGGCGACTATGAGGTCGACTGGTGGAGTCCGAAGCCAGATGAGGACTGGGAGCCGATCGAACGTGGTGAGTTCGACGACGCCGAGGAACCTTCGGAGGTTTCTCATTTGGCTTAGCGAAGCACTGCTGCAAATCTAAATGATGCCACCGATGGCGAGCAGGCCGACGACGAGCAGCAGCGTCGCGACCACACACCCTCCAGCGAGCAACTTGTTCTCCATCACCTTCTCGTGGATCGGCATCGCGGCGTACTCCTCGCGGAAAGCCTCGAGATTCTCCTCGTCGTAGAAGTACTTCGTCTTCAATGCGAACCGTTCCGTCACCGCGCAGCCCGTACAGACCGGTTCGCCTTCCAGCCGCTCCGTTTTGGTGTGGCTGGAGCAGGCGATGGCCCCGCAGTTCGGACAGTAGGTGTACGTCTCGTCGCCGCCGCTCGTGTCACAGTGGACGCAGCGGTGGATGCCGTCCTCCGCTGTCACTCGTGACGGGCCTGCCGCGTAGTACTCGTAGGGATAGGTGTACTCCTGGAGGTCGGTCGTGTGCCGAACCTCGGGGAGGTATACGGGCTCGATCGACTGCACGGAGATGTCCGAGCGGTTCGGCTCGCAAGTCTTGTTGTACGTGACGTTGTTGTCGCCGGTGTAGGTCACCGTCGTCGTGTGGTGCTGCTGGAGCCGCTCGACGGCCCACTCCTTGTACTCCGTTTGGGTCTGCCCGAACCGGCGCTCCTCGACGTCGTCGAACACCTCCGCGAACTGCTCGGTATCGAGGTCGACCGTCGCGTGGAGGTTCTCGGTGACCAGCGTCGCGACGTCCTCGTCGACGACCTGCGGCTGCCCGCGTTCGGCGTGGGCAACGAATCGCGTCCGGTCGTTGACCCGGTGAATGACGCCTACCGACGTCTCGAAGACGGCGTTCGTGTCCGCGATAACCGCGACCACCGGGCGGAACGTCACCGACGAATGCGGTTCTGGGAGGTCGGCGGCCTCGATGTTCTCGATGTCGCGGAACGCCTCCACGACGGGCGCGTCGACGTCGACGGCCGGGTCGTACGGGCGTAGGGTATCGTCGCAGAGAATCTCGATGCGCCCGTTGTAGAGGTCGAGACCGATCTCGTCGGCGATCTCCCGGAGGTCCTCGCCATCAAGCAACTCGATTGGATGGGGATCGTCATTTTGCTGGAGGCGCTGGGCGTACTCCTGAGCCGGGTTCGTAAACCGGCCGGTCGTGACGACCATCCCGCGTTTCGGGCCGTCGAAGTCGAACGTCGCGATTGCTGAGTGGAGCTTCTGGACGACCGGTCGCCCGACCGTCCCCGTGTGCTTGCACTCAACGATGATCGCGCGCCGCATGCCGTCGACGACCTCCTCCATGATGACGTCGCGACCCTCGTCGGCGGTTCGGTCGGCCTGACGGACGTTCTCGTAGCCGAGATTGCGGAAGACGTCCTCTATCACGTCCTCGAACTCGAACCCTGAGAGATCGTCCAGTACAGCCATTCCGATATACCTGGACAGTACGTTGCAACTGTCAAATACGTTGCCGAACGCAGCTACGTCCTGTTTTTGAACCCCCGAGAGGGGTGCGGGGGTGATCGAACGAGCCTCCCGCGAACCAACCTATGAGTGGAATCAGCGACCCACGCTCACACGTACAGTCACGGACTTCGGCAGATCCCGACGTCATCTACGTCGGTTACCGTCGTCGAGGCCGCGCCATCGTCGAGAAGCAATCGGACCAAGAACAGCTCACGCCAGAGCGGAGTCTCAAGCTGGCGAATCACAGTCCTTCGGGCTTCGAATGGGGATATGGTGGCAGCGGGCCGGCCCAACTCGCACTCGCCCTCCTGCTCGATTACACCGACGATGAGGAGGTAGCGCTTGCGGAGTACAAGGCGTTCAAGACCGAAGTGGTGAGCCAGCTAGAGTGTACAGGCCCTGACGGCTGCTGGCGACTCACCGGACGCGAGATAGATGCAGCCCTTCGTGAGATAGTCGACGATCCAGTCGCACCGTCCGTCAACTAACGACCACAGAGAGCAATCAATGTCAGAACACACCCAGCACCCTCGTACGGACGCAGAATCGCCGCAGAACCGTGAGCGTCAGGCACCAACCGAGTACGTCGAGCGAAGCGATGTCGGCGTCTCACTCACCGTCAAACTTACTCGCGGTACTGGCACCCGCGATCAAGACAAGATCACGGCCAAAGTGAAGGGTAAGACGCTCGAAGACGCCCGCGAGGATATGGAAACCCTCCGCGAGTATATCCACAACCTCGCTGAGGACACTCGCCAGATCCAGCCAGCCGACCCACACGAATAGTACTTTTTTGACTATTGCACAGAATTGTGTAACCAAAGGATGTACGAAGTGTGCGGTGAGAAGGAACTCAAGGTCATCCTCGCGCTTGACCCGGGCGATTCCATCTCAGGCGTCGCGCGGAAAATCGACGAGAACCGGGAGACGATCCGTCGCGTCGTGAATTGCCTCGAGGAGGCGGGATACGTCGCGTACGACGATGGGCTTCATCTCATCGATCAGGCGCTCCGAGACGCCGGTCTCGAGTTCCTGACAGCGTCAGCAAACATCTCGCCACCGTCGATCTCAGAAGCCTATGTCCTCCCGCAGTTCGCGGGGATGGAGTATGCATACACTAGCATCGATGCGGTCTACGTCTGGACCCGCGGTGGCTACCAGGTCGCTCGCGACCCAGAGGACTATTCGCTGTTCATCGCCGTCCACGAATCCGAACTCGACGCCTGGGCGGAGTTCTTCGAGCGGTTCGGAATACCGACTGCAGAGGATCGCCAGCCCGCTGACGACCTCGATGGTTCGATACAGGTGGTCCTCCAGTCGGAGGCACAGATCGAGGCCGAGATGGTCGACGGACGGCCCGTTATCTCCCTCCAAGAAACCGTAGCGTTCGCAAACGAGCACTACGCACACTTCCAGTCAGCCCTCGACATGCTCGACCGTATGTACGACGAGGTCGACACTGACGCGAACTACCGTCCCAGCTGACTTGGAGTTCTGACAAGAAGTTCTTTGACTGGGAGTGGTCTGGCCGCTGTTTGTTGTCGCCTTGAGAGAGCGGAGGCGAACAAAAATGAGCGATTCGTTGAATTCATCCGTCGAATCAGACGGTCTCACACCGGAACAGCGTCTTGAACCGCCAAACACCCGACTCATCAATGCTGGTATCGCGACGATTCACGACATGGAGACGCTCCGAGCCTGCGTCGCCTACGAGAACGCGAACCAGCAGCGCGTCCAGATTCTTCGCCAGCTCAAAGATCGGGCCAGCGAAATCCGCGCACAGGACGTTGCAATAGTTGACCGCGGGGTCAAATGAGCGATATGCCCGAGATCGCCCATATCCCGGAGGGGATATGATAGCGTATCAGATTTCCACGCGGTAAATAACCCAGATAACGATGACTTGTGGATGATCGAGCCGCTTGGCTACCAACAATCAGGTCTACGGTGATTTCGACACTCAGTAAACCGATTACCGAGCTGAATATGTAGAAACCAAACCCGAGTTCTACGCTATCTAACAAGAATCGATCTAAAGGAAGAGTGACGCGGCGGTAATGTTATACCTTAAAATCCTTTTTTCTATCTACAATGAGACAAGGGGTCGAGCTGGTGGATGAAGATATTTCATCATTTGAACCGAAGCAGGCAGTCAAATTCTTTCGTGATCTAATCTGGGCTTCTGCGCCCGATGCGGGAATTCAATCGGAGACCCACGTGAATCTAAATATCTACACATCAGATGGTGGAATTGACGCTGAGGCAGAAAATGAATTTGAGGTAGAAGTGACCACTGCTGACAAAACAAATCTAATT
The sequence above is a segment of the Halorubrum trapanicum genome. Coding sequences within it:
- a CDS encoding cation-translocating P-type ATPase; protein product: MTENPDAAGETSGGGQRRELTARLAVPEMDCPSCAQKVDKSLQRVDGITDATLQPTTGTANVTYDPDRTSEADVIKAIEGAGYEVVGGSDAEGDDEDNQATDGVDIAPPSEVWTSPRAKKTWLGAAFVTLGLLFEFLLTGQNVTVASVLEYPLHIADVLFLGAVAASGIPVVRSGYYSAKNRSLDIDLLMGTAIIAATGIGYFVEAATLAVLFSIAELLEDYAMDRARDSLRELMELSPDEATVLRDGEEVTVPAEEVDVGETVVVRPGDKIPLDGTVIDGESAVDQSPITGESVPVDKTAGDEVYAGAINEEGYLEVEVTSTAGDSTLSRIIEMVQGAQAKKTESEQFVDRFSGYYTPLVVVLAILTAAIPPLVIADPISVDVAGYGFTFAGDWQTWFIRGLTLLVIACPCAFVISTPVSVVSGITSAAKNGVLIKGGNYLEAMGEVDAVALDKTGTLTKGELAVTDVVPVGDTTEDDLLRRAAGLERRSEHPIAAAILARAEEAGVGDLPDPSGFESLTGKGIRGEIDGETYYAGKPALFEELGFDLARARRETDGGVVAEEATEADDGAFAEDALTSLEREGKTVVIVGTESELLGAIAIADEVRPASKRAVERLHELGVERVVMLTGDNEGTARAIAEQVGVDEYRAELLPDEKVDAVEELQAEYGEVAMVGDGINDAPALATAEVGIAMGAAGTDTALETADIALMGDDIGKLPYLYDLSHTANGVIRQNIWASLGVKLLLALGVPLGLVSVALAVVVGDMGMSLGVTGNAMRLSRIEPDRIIDA
- a CDS encoding helix-turn-helix domain-containing protein gives rise to the protein MRELVFALEYEPGCNRVADALADHPDARVRSLSLHATADQLWRVDHATGTPDALDAIEDAFRNSDYYADCLATEDCGATQTTRVLDRTDDTLILYSDWERTPACASVPHIARDHLGDGVLFETRHEGRHYTWRLIHSDEGDVAAFFDSLGVAVGECAQMEMLRTADTTTSAGGGDGTPSGLPPAQEAALQAAVEHGYYESPREVDVGELAEHLDVPRSTLTYRLRRAEEHLAKQHVAGERVAEERLASH
- a CDS encoding DUF6735 family protein, whose translation is MGHRALVAYERTDGQYTLHYSHWGAANLKLKHRISAETPFGGDDTDSKWAKQLLAELADGLEADGVDGYLAGEDRPSSVVKPKPRATGLTLDEIVADHLDYLHHEAIFVVSPTFEVTAYRTLWFGLQYDSETVEQGETVGNGALATVRWYDGKPVGDGHLQGQFAALKDVVGDMLDKGVFTPSTAIQYLKRKLAERVGDRQELLIPTGESPFETASLGKP
- a CDS encoding helix-turn-helix domain-containing protein gives rise to the protein MYEVCGEKELKVILALDPGDSISGVARKIDENRETIRRVVNCLEEAGYVAYDDGLHLIDQALRDAGLEFLTASANISPPSISEAYVLPQFAGMEYAYTSIDAVYVWTRGGYQVARDPEDYSLFIAVHESELDAWAEFFERFGIPTAEDRQPADDLDGSIQVVLQSEAQIEAEMVDGRPVISLQETVAFANEHYAHFQSALDMLDRMYDEVDTDANYRPS
- a CDS encoding DUF6166 domain-containing protein; its protein translation is MSGISDPRSHVQSRTSADPDVIYVGYRRRGRAIVEKQSDQEQLTPERSLKLANHSPSGFEWGYGGSGPAQLALALLLDYTDDEEVALAEYKAFKTEVVSQLECTGPDGCWRLTGREIDAALREIVDDPVAPSVN
- a CDS encoding restriction endonuclease; the encoded protein is MAVLDDLSGFEFEDVIEDVFRNLGYENVRQADRTADEGRDVIMEEVVDGMRRAIIVECKHTGTVGRPVVQKLHSAIATFDFDGPKRGMVVTTGRFTNPAQEYAQRLQQNDDPHPIELLDGEDLREIADEIGLDLYNGRIEILCDDTLRPYDPAVDVDAPVVEAFRDIENIEAADLPEPHSSVTFRPVVAVIADTNAVFETSVGVIHRVNDRTRFVAHAERGQPQVVDEDVATLVTENLHATVDLDTEQFAEVFDDVEERRFGQTQTEYKEWAVERLQQHHTTTVTYTGDNNVTYNKTCEPNRSDISVQSIEPVYLPEVRHTTDLQEYTYPYEYYAAGPSRVTAEDGIHRCVHCDTSGGDETYTYCPNCGAIACSSHTKTERLEGEPVCTGCAVTERFALKTKYFYDEENLEAFREEYAAMPIHEKVMENKLLAGGCVVATLLLVVGLLAIGGII
- a CDS encoding IS5 family transposase gives rise to the protein MNTLPKSQILRFTEKAIHLARRAVSRYSSKFSKHRYTLPQHVVLLCLKVRKNTTYRGLLDELIEMPRIRRVLGLAELPTPSTLCKAFNRLDMAVWRSILTLSATLLPTSGVVGVDASGFDRSHASKHYTKRAELTIQQLKVTLLVDAKVNAILDLHVTTTRKHDSQIAPSLIKRNPECIDILLGDKGYDDQKIRRLARQHEVRPLIKHREFTSLHKAWNARLDADLYGQRSQSETVNSTLKRKYGAFVRSRRWWKQFRELTIACLIHNVDRSL